In Actinoplanes octamycinicus, the genomic window TCGGGTTGAGGTCCGCGGTGGGTTGCAGATAGGCCGCGATGCCGCCGGCCGCGAGCACGTCGAGCAGGTGCTCACCGACGCGTGGATCCACGTCGCCCGCGACCGCGTAATCGGTCGCGTCGAGCCCGTTGTCCCGCCGCCCGCGCCGGGCGCCGCCCGCTGTCACCGATGCACACCCCCCTCGCCGACCGTGCCTTGAATGGTGACACGGCATGCGCCTGTTGCGGGAGTGCGTTGTGGCGTGCCGCTCCCGCTTCGTACGCTTCACCTCGCCCCGGGACGCCGGCGGCATCCGCTGAAAGGACGGCAGTGTTCTACTGGCTGCTCAAGTTGGTGGTCCTCGGACCCGTGCTGAAGCTCGTCTTCCGCCCCAAGGTCGAGGGCCTGGCGAACGTTCCCCGGTCCGGCCCGGTCATCCTGGCCTGCAACCATCTCTCGTTCTCCGACTCGATCTTCACTCCATTGGTGATGAAGCGGAAAGTGACCTTCGTCGCCAAAGCTGAATACTTCACCGGCAAGGGGATCAAGGGCTGGTTCTCGCGGATGTTCTTCGTCGGCGCGGGGACCATCCCGGTGGACCGTTCGGGTGGCGAGGCCGCCCAGGCGGCGCTGGACACCCTGCTGCGGGTGCTGCGCGAGGGCAACGTGGCCGGCATCTACCCGGAGGGCACCCGGTCGCCGGACGGCCGGCTCTACCGCGGCAAGACCGGGGTGGCCCGGCTGGCCCTGGAGAGCGGCGCGGTGGTGGTTCCGGTGGCCCTGCTGAACACCGACGAGATCCAGCCGACCGGCACGCTGATCCCGACCGTCAAGCGGGTCCGGATGCGGATCGGCAAACCGCTCGACTTCTCCCGGTACGCCGACTCGCGCGGGGACCGGTTCGTCGAACGGGCGATCACCGACGAGATCATGTTCGAGCTGATGGCGCTCTCCGGCCGCGAGTATGTCGACGTCTACGCCTCGAAACTCAAGGAAGTGCAGCCGGCCTGAAGATCAAGACCGATTTCCGGTACGCCCGGAGCGCTCGCCCCGTGGCCGGCTGCGCTGCCACGGGACGCTCCGGGCGTACCGTCAAGCGGGTTTGATCTTGAGCTAGTTCATCCCGGCCCGGCGTTTCAGCGCCTGCACGTCGGTGACCACGATCCGGCGGCCCTCGGTGCGCAGCCAGCCGCGGTTGGCGAACGAGCCGATCGCCTGGTTCACGCTCTGCCGCGAGCCGCCGGCCATCTCGGCCAGCTGACTCTGGTTCAGCTCGATGGTGATCATCGGCGCCTGGCTCTCGCCGGAGAGCCGGACCAGCGTCTTGGCCACCCGGCCGGGCAGGTCCAGGAAGACGTGGTCGGCGTTCTGCT contains:
- a CDS encoding lysophospholipid acyltransferase family protein, with product MFYWLLKLVVLGPVLKLVFRPKVEGLANVPRSGPVILACNHLSFSDSIFTPLVMKRKVTFVAKAEYFTGKGIKGWFSRMFFVGAGTIPVDRSGGEAAQAALDTLLRVLREGNVAGIYPEGTRSPDGRLYRGKTGVARLALESGAVVVPVALLNTDEIQPTGTLIPTVKRVRMRIGKPLDFSRYADSRGDRFVERAITDEIMFELMALSGREYVDVYASKLKEVQPA